GGCCGTCTTGTGGCAACGCACGTTGCATCCGAAACTCTTCAACCTGCTTGTCGACTTCGGTAACAGGTTCTTGTTCAACTGGCGGGCGCTGAACATTACCGCCAGACAAAAACTGGCCTCTTACTCGAAACTCTACTCCACAACCAGTGTCAAGTCTATCGTGCATTGGTTTCAAATCTTACAGTCGCAGAAGTTCCAAATGTTCGAGGAGTCCGATGATATCATAAATTCTCTTTACAGACCATACCAGATCGCCACATTCCCAACAAAGACCAACATCAAGATCCCCATCCTGCTGATCTACGGCGGCGTAGACTCGTTGGTCGATATCGAGGCGATGAAGGACCTTCTGCCGGCAAAAACGGTGTTCGACATCGAGGTCGATAACCACGAACACTTGGACCTTCTGTGGGGTCACGACGTCGACTCTCTAGTCATCTCAAGGGTGATCAAATTCATCCgatttttcgatgaacCGTTTGAGCTGCCTCTCATCGACAACAATCAAGGCGTCGGTCACTTCAGCCTCGTGCCCAAAGGTTTGACTTCGTCACTAACCATGAATGGTGACGAGACAACGCAGTTCAAGGAACATGCCTCCGACGGCGAATCTGTGTACATGGATAGCAGTGATCATCTCGAAGAGCTCAGGCAGCATAAGAGGGAACGAAGAATTTTGAGCGATCTGTTCTACGATGATTTACATTCATCCTAGAACGCTTACAAACCTCGCAAAGATTCGGGCGTTAGAGAATAAATAGTTGGCTTTGTTGTTTTTAATACGCAGTCGTAACTTCACGGCAATAGATGGATTCAAATGGATGATTTTACTGTTCTCTTCATTATTTCTTAGAAACTTTCAGCTTAGTAGGTCTTCACTTTCAGCTTGGCAAAAAAAATACCCAATGCTATATGAACTTtaaaaagatcaaaatttAGTATAGACATCCATTCAACTCACCATACTGACGAACATTATGCCTTACAATAATAGTATGTGGTTAAACTCTATGCAACGTaatgaaagaagctcttttACTAacagaaagctcttgatAGATCGTCCGAGTTTCAAAAGACGAGTTGGTAATCCACCGCCATCGAGACCAGCTCCAAAGAGGCTACGTGCTGATAACCGTCCTATTACCCCTCTCCCACCACATCCAGCTTCAAATGCATCCACTCATAACGGCTTTAACTCGCGCTATAACGCTGCAAGGCAAACCTCACGGTATGAAGGTTCCCGATATAACAATCCCAATCCAAAGACAGCATATAAGAATGAGCCGAGGAGTCAGGTATGGACAACTAATCATAATGACAGCGCACATACAACTGAAAATGGCAGAAAGGATAAGTTTCTTTCGCAATTACCCAAGGGTCCAAAAGTATCGATGTCGAGATATAACGACGGCAAGAGTGCGATCAGCATGAGACAGAAGGTGGAACAAAGCAGAATACCGCCTCCGTCGCTTATAACAGAGACCAGGGAGAGCTCCGTCTACGATAGGATTATACAAGTCGGAGAGGGCACGTATGGTAAGGTTTTCAAAGCCCGCAACACCGTGACGGGAAGAATGGTAGCACTCAAAAGGCTCAGGTTGGAAGGCGAAAGAGAAGGCTTTCCGATAACGTCCATCCGTGAGATCAAACTTCTGCAGAGCTTTGACCACCCGAACGTTTCCACATTGACCGAGATCATGGTTGAGTCGCAGAAGACGGTCTATATGATCTTCGACTACGCAGATAATGACTTAAGCGGCCTGCTGATGAACAAGCAAATCGTGATAAATGCAGCCCAATGTAAACACATCTTCGAACAGCTTCTCCGCGGCATGGATTACCTACACAACAGCGGGATCCTCCATCGTGACATCAAGGGATCGAACATTCTCATAGATAATAAAGGACATTTAAGGATTACAGATTTTGGACTCGCGAGAAAGATAAAAGCAGATAACGACTATACGAACCGTGTTATAACGCTGTGGTACAGGCCTCCGGAACTTTTGCTAGGAACCACGAATTACGGCCCTGAAGTAGATATGTGGGGTTGCGGTTGCGTGCTGGTGGAACTTTTTAACAAGTCAGCCATTTTCCAAGGCCAGAACGAGCTGGAACAGTTAGACGCAATATTCAAGATTATGGGAACTCCGAACACAGACCGCTGGCCAAATCTATTCGACATGCCATGGTTCTTTATGGTGATGCCTCAGCAGACGAACAAGTTTCCAAACGTCTTTCAGGAGAAattctcatcgatcatTCCATCACAAGCATGCATCCGATTATCTGAAGGATTACTGTCGTACGATCAAGGCAAAAGACTCACCGCTGCACAAGCGTTACAAAGCGATTACTTCAAAGAATTACCAAAACCCGAACCACTAATTCTGGAAGGTCATGAGGGTTGTCATGAGTATGAAGTTAAGCTAGCAAGAAAGCAGAAGCGCGCCAAACTTCAAAAGGAACAGACCTGAGTAAAAAGCTCTGCGAAAAGCATGAATTGTTGTATACACTGCATTAGTTTTTCAGTGCTATAGAAGTAAATACCACCTTTTATAAACCCTCTTAATATTACCAATACCaatcatttcttctgcttaCCTAAcatttcttcctcaaaaTATCTATTGCTTCCAATGAACCAGGTTGCATGCACTTTACCCAATTGGCCTACCAGGTTCTTATTGCACTGTTGTGACATGATATCGAGCTGCTCGGTGGTCTTCACCAGATTTGACTGCAGCAACTGCAACTGATGAGCCATATGAGCATACTGACGCTCTTTGTTGGGATTAGACATGCTTGGCAAGTGGTTGCTTTGTTCATGATGGCTTCCCATGTTGATCAAGTTCATCGCGTATAATACAAAGGATGGGTATCATCGCTCCAACAAGACATCACAACAGCCTAGGAGGCCGAAGCTAGAATCCATGTCTAACAATAATTTACTGGAGAATCCGGCAGATCTCCTTCGACAAGTACGTGAGAACTTTATCATCGAGCAGGATGTAGAATCGCTAGCAGCCATTGATGAGAAGGCTAGTCAAATCAAGGCCAAATCGCAAGAAGAGCTACGAAGAAGCAAGATGGAGATTTCCAACTTGGAACTGCAACTGAAGTCGAAGGAGACCAGGATTGGCGTTCTTGTGAACGAGTTGGCGCAAGTGAAGGATGAATCGCAGGACCTGATGGGGAAGAATGATCTGCTTAGCTTCGtcaagcagctggatgAACTAGAACAATCAGTAGTCCAGCTGCGAAGTGAGCTGGACGAACGGATCGTTACACTGGTCAAGGGACAACGATCATCTACAACTGCATCTGAACAGCCTTCTGGCGAGCTGATAGATGACGAAGAGCGGAAGGATATCCTACGGGACACTGTAGCGAGAGCTAACATTCTTAAGCTGAAATTATACAGATCGTTAGGCCTGGTGATCGACGATGCAAACGGCCAGGTCTTCATCGAGAAAGATAACTCGGAGATCGACACGCTGCCCTTGGACAACGATCTCAGCGATTTCTTCAGGACAAAGTACATCTGGGATAGAATCAAGGCAAACCGATGACCGGTTCCAGTCACCGACCTATGAATGCAGGTCGTGTTGTAACATTATATACAGGAGAAAATGCCATACCCGTGAAAGGCTCAGAAAAACTTCGGGTTCCTTCTCAGAGACAGTTTTGTCCATTTAGGTACCTTGTGGACACCTTTTCTGTAGTCCTTGGACTTCCTATCGAACACAGTGTACTTATCCTTCGACGACATCTGGTTTTCTTTGGGGAAGAATGACGATTTGTTGAGCAGACGCAACGACTTTATCCGTGgtttgaacttcttggtCATGGCCAAAGCATCTTGATACGCTACCCCCTTCTCTTGGCTTCGTTGGACGTGCAATCCCAGGTTCACCTGCTTGAGCACTTCGTCGACGTCTCTTAGCCTATGTCTGACTCTTTGCTTCTGGTGTGAAGACATCCTCCATGGAACTTTCCATAGTAGCCCACCAAGTAGCGAATTGGACGCTTTGAAAGGACCAAACATGCTCGATTCTATCGGGACTTTGGGCTTTTATAGTGTCTGTTAGCTGAAGTTTTTTACTATCTTCGCCCAAGAAGGAACCGGCCTAACCTGCCCCGTTTAGTCACTGAAAGGCGAGGTAGAACTCGAATCCCAAAGCTGGCGTATTGGATCTGTTCTTTCAGGTGCTGAATTACTATGAGTGAGGGACAACAACCTGCAAAACGCGGCGCTAGGTTACCCATTTGGGTGCTGTCACCTAGggaggagaaggaggcCCGccaaaacttgaagaagtttgcaTACAATGAGTGCGATGAATACGTACAGGCAATGGCCAATTGTGCCAAGGCGAACGGGATCAAGGTGTTTCCTGCGTGTGACGCTCAACGGGACAAGATGGTGGAATGTATGCTGTTTTACCAAGTGGATGCGAAATATCTGGATGAACAGAGGGACCTGATTATACAGAGGAAGATTGCAGCATTGGAGGAGCAAGTACGTAAGAACAGGGACAAATGAGGTGAAATTAAATGCTCTGTGAATGGCTATATAGGGACGTTTTCTTGTAATAACACGTAGATTAGGATGTATATATGCGGGTACTTTTTAAAGCAGAGtgagttgaagaaagtaCTGGAGATGGTCCTGCTATATCTTGGCGGCTGCCACGCGAGTACGCGGGCTTTGTTTTGGAATCAAAAGATGTCCAAGAGGTCCTGAGTGTTCGGCGTTTGCTTGGGCGCCGGTTGCGATCGCACGCTTAGACTTTTCAGACCTTCGCTTACGGTGTCAGAACTGAAGTTGAATAGGTCATCCAGGTCGTCAAGCGTCTCTTTGCTCCCGGATACTCGCCCAGTTGATTCCTCGCCGCCGAAATCAAGCAGTACATCATCATTGAAGTTATTGGCAATCTCGTTCTTGGCCATGTCCTCCAGCTCATGTAGTTTCTTGCCCTTGACGACCCTCTGTCGCTGTACATAATTCGACGTCCTCTCTGATTGTGGCTTGAAGAGGATGGAGCCTATCGTGGAAAGCTCTGTTAGcaacttctccagaagTTCAGGAGAAAAGGAATCGAGGGTGCTTTGGATCTGAGGCGCAACCGACGAGCACAGTTCCTGTATCAACTTCTCGGAATCAGGCAACGATAGACATCTCCAATATATCATGGCCATGTCTCTAACATCCAGCTCATGAATAGAAGTTGTCGCTAGCTCCAGCACACTCTGAAGAATCGCACCAGGCAACCTGGTATGTAGCCTCACTGCTGTCATTAGTATGGAAACCTGGGTCAGCTGCTCTTCCTGCGCgaattcttgaacaaaTCCTTCGAATTTGCTCTGTAGATTAGTAAACTGATCCGGATACTGGCCCATTAACCACACATAGTTACACTTAGCAGAGTCAGATGTCATGGCAGATTCAGGGCTCTCCCAAGAGCTTAGTACGGAGCAAACGTTTTCAACCATCTCTTTGTCTCCACAGCTGTGCCTTAAGAGATCACAAATCGCCACGCAACAATCGTCTTTCAGGTTTTCATGCCTTTCGAGAAGCTCCAATAGAATGTCTAAAGTTTTGAGAACAAATTTCTGATCCGAGTACTTGATACCCAACTGCGCTAAACCCTGAATTGCCCGAGAAACAAACTCAGGTTCAAATTCCATAGAGTATTCTTTTAGTTCAGCCAGCAACAAATTGCATTGTTTCAAATTCGTTGGGTCCACTAACCTTACTAGAATATCTATCTTCTCTAGCTTGACATACAATGGATCGTTAAACTTAACGTAGAAGATTCTCAGCTCCTTTGTAAGCAGTTCTGGATACTTTTCCAGGATTATCCTTATATTTCTCAAGGCAATGTATTGCATTTCCGGTGGAGTGGACATGATAGACACTAACGCCGAAGAGAGTCTGTTCATGATAGCTTTGTTAgtttgctgctgctgagtACGCGGATAGTTCTTGATTACGACCTGTATGGTAGCCAAAACAACTGCTGGATTAACGTGCTGAAGGTGGGCTGATACACGATCGATGATATCCTGTGCCTCCAGGGAGTCTTTGGAATCATAGCCCGCCAAGGCGTCTAAAATGGTTATCCTTGCCCATTCCGTGCATTCATTCAGCGCCAGCAGAAACTGTGAAACGTGGGAGTTAATCAGCTCGGTTAAATCGATGGCACTTGGATCCATTGTGTTGATTTCGGTGAGTGCCGCGGTCGCATTGGCAACCACCATAGGGTTCGAGTCGTCGAGAGACGCCTTTAGATCTTCTAGCACTCCGAGCTCGATACAGAGCTCTCTGTCTAACTGAAAAAGCTTTGCCACACAAATAACAGCAGTCTTTCTCACATACGGATTGTCATCCTGAAGGGTACGGCGTAACGGGCTTTCCACATAATCAAGTATTTTATCCACCCGGATCATCGACATCGTCCTGATCGACATGCAGCGGATCAAAGGGTTGGGATCCTGGGCATCTGTGACAAACGTATTCACAGCCAAGATGCAAAGCTCTGGATGCGTCTCAGCATAATTCATAACGTACAAATAAACgagcttcttttgttcCACGTCGTTGGTTGCCATATTCTTGAGAACATCCGGGAACAAAGACGAAACGT
Above is a genomic segment from Torulaspora globosa chromosome 1, complete sequence containing:
- the CTK1 gene encoding cyclin-dependent serine/threonine protein kinase CTK1 (ancestral locus Anc_2.425): MPYNNSMWLNSMQRNERSSFTNRKLLIDRPSFKRRVGNPPPSRPAPKRLRADNRPITPLPPHPASNASTHNGFNSRYNAARQTSRYEGSRYNNPNPKTAYKNEPRSQVWTTNHNDSAHTTENGRKDKFLSQLPKGPKVSMSRYNDGKSAISMRQKVEQSRIPPPSLITETRESSVYDRIIQVGEGTYGKVFKARNTVTGRMVALKRLRLEGEREGFPITSIREIKLLQSFDHPNVSTLTEIMVESQKTVYMIFDYADNDLSGLLMNKQIVINAAQCKHIFEQLLRGMDYLHNSGILHRDIKGSNILIDNKGHLRITDFGLARKIKADNDYTNRVITLWYRPPELLLGTTNYGPEVDMWGCGCVLVELFNKSAIFQGQNELEQLDAIFKIMGTPNTDRWPNLFDMPWFFMVMPQQTNKFPNVFQEKFSSIIPSQACIRLSEGLLSYDQGKRLTAAQALQSDYFKELPKPEPLILEGHEGCHEYEVKLARKQKRAKLQKEQT
- the HSK3 gene encoding Hsk3p (ancestral locus Anc_2.426) codes for the protein MNLINMGSHHEQSNHLPSMSNPNKERQYAHMAHQLQLLQSNLVKTTEQLDIMSQQCNKNLVGQLGKVHATWFIGSNRYFEEEMLGKQKK
- the SPC24 gene encoding kinetochore-associated Ndc80 complex subunit SPC24 (ancestral locus Anc_2.427) yields the protein MLIKFIAYNTKDGYHRSNKTSQQPRRPKLESMSNNNLLENPADLLRQVRENFIIEQDVESLAAIDEKASQIKAKSQEELRRSKMEISNLELQLKSKETRIGVLVNELAQVKDESQDLMGKNDLLSFVKQLDELEQSVVQLRSELDERIVTLVKGQRSSTTASEQPSGELIDDEERKDILRDTVARANILKLKLYRSLGLVIDDANGQVFIEKDNSEIDTLPLDNDLSDFFRTKYIWDRIKANR
- the MRPL31 gene encoding mitochondrial 54S ribosomal protein mL60 (ancestral locus Anc_2.428), with amino-acid sequence MFGPFKASNSLLGGLLWKVPWRMSSHQKQRVRHRLRDVDEVLKQVNLGLHVQRSQEKGVAYQDALAMTKKFKPRIKSLRLLNKSSFFPKENQMSSKDKYTVFDRKSKDYRKGVHKVPKWTKLSLRRNPKFF
- the CMC1 gene encoding Cmc1p (ancestral locus Anc_2.429), which gives rise to MSEGQQPAKRGARLPIWVLSPREEKEARQNLKKFAYNECDEYVQAMANCAKANGIKVFPACDAQRDKMVECMLFYQVDAKYLDEQRDLIIQRKIAALEEQVRKNRDK
- the APL2 gene encoding Apl2p (ancestral locus Anc_2.430) — protein: MPPLDKKIKKFLKNSIRVAPKISNKGELAELRAGLVSQYPQTRKDAIKKTIQQMTLGKDVSSLFPDVLKNMATNDVEQKKLVYLYVMNYAETHPELCILAVNTFVTDAQDPNPLIRCMSIRTMSMIRVDKILDYVESPLRRTLQDDNPYVRKTAVICVAKLFQLDRELCIELGVLEDLKASLDDSNPMVVANATAALTEINTMDPSAIDLTELINSHVSQFLLALNECTEWARITILDALAGYDSKDSLEAQDIIDRVSAHLQHVNPAVVLATIQVVIKNYPRTQQQQTNKAIMNRLSSALVSIMSTPPEMQYIALRNIRIILEKYPELLTKELRIFYVKFNDPLYVKLEKIDILVRLVDPTNLKQCNLLLAELKEYSMEFEPEFVSRAIQGLAQLGIKYSDQKFVLKTLDILLELLERHENLKDDCCVAICDLLRHSCGDKEMVENVCSVLSSWESPESAMTSDSAKCNYVWLMGQYPDQFTNLQSKFEGFVQEFAQEEQLTQVSILMTAVRLHTRLPGAILQSVLELATTSIHELDVRDMAMIYWRCLSLPDSEKLIQELCSSVAPQIQSTLDSFSPELLEKLLTELSTIGSILFKPQSERTSNYVQRQRVVKGKKLHELEDMAKNEIANNFNDDVLLDFGGEESTGRVSGSKETLDDLDDLFNFSSDTVSEGLKSLSVRSQPAPKQTPNTQDLLDIF